In one window of Bacteriovorax sp. BAL6_X DNA:
- a CDS encoding LON peptidase substrate-binding domain-containing protein produces MRALLFPLHKVSYQAILKKPLNIFEPRYIHMIHEAEKTNTPVALAYATLQDADDEADTIAINHEKYHAVKRMVGLGRVQILQKSKDGTMLVVLEPLFKGLIMDVYNEELPYNTIEVDPITEFLTVMPEHMISLQRLGLLFRHWAKSFFKNQVEYDALMEATQDPVVLVGAITEFVVTSPDLKQGILEIDDINAKIDVLLEWLD; encoded by the coding sequence ATGAGAGCACTTCTATTCCCATTACATAAAGTTTCATATCAGGCGATCTTAAAGAAGCCCCTCAATATTTTTGAACCACGCTATATTCATATGATTCACGAAGCAGAGAAGACTAACACTCCCGTTGCTTTGGCCTATGCGACTTTGCAAGATGCTGATGATGAAGCTGATACGATTGCCATCAATCACGAAAAGTATCATGCAGTGAAGCGCATGGTAGGGCTTGGCCGTGTTCAAATTTTACAAAAATCAAAAGACGGCACCATGCTTGTTGTTCTCGAGCCGTTATTTAAGGGACTCATTATGGATGTCTATAATGAAGAGCTTCCGTATAATACCATCGAAGTTGATCCCATTACTGAATTCTTAACAGTGATGCCGGAGCATATGATTTCACTGCAAAGACTTGGCCTACTCTTTCGTCACTGGGCAAAGTCATTCTTTAAGAACCAAGTGGAGTACGATGCCTTGATGGAGGCAACTCAAGACCCCGTCGTTTTAGTTGGTGCCATCACTGAATTTGTTGTGACTTCCCCCGATCTCAAGCAGGGGATTCTCGAAATCGATGACATCAATGCCAAAATCGATGTCCTTCTCGAATGGCTCGACTAG
- a CDS encoding pseudouridine synthase codes for MATKLKHNKNFCNLTEKDSLKEFLKGELHFSNKAIKTSYISKVALQSYLAPKSELYLPRDLLNRFHVNPIYTGPEIEVIHEDDIFIVLNKPQAIHGHPMDYSETDTVLNFMRSHFNLQSLGNSRSDYEKGLLYRLDQLTSGVLIYIKDELIHENLRNSFSQIAKEKTYLAIVKGKVKESMDLIDRLVSSGIKGEKMIVNEIGVEATLRVEPIFYHEKKNLSLVKITLNEGHRHQIRVQLSHAGFPIVGDPLYNDDYNEKEDKRLYLHAFQYCLDVNGHTTCFKAEKADLFCDLLDLDSLMDVAS; via the coding sequence ATGGCCACAAAGTTGAAGCACAATAAGAATTTTTGTAATCTCACTGAAAAAGATAGTTTAAAGGAGTTCCTTAAAGGGGAGCTCCATTTTTCTAATAAAGCAATTAAGACCTCATATATTTCAAAGGTTGCGCTACAATCTTATCTCGCTCCAAAAAGTGAACTATACCTACCGAGGGATCTTCTAAACCGTTTTCATGTCAATCCTATTTACACTGGGCCGGAAATTGAAGTGATTCATGAGGACGATATTTTTATCGTCTTAAATAAGCCGCAAGCTATTCACGGTCACCCAATGGATTATAGTGAAACAGATACTGTGTTAAATTTCATGCGCTCGCATTTTAATCTCCAAAGTCTCGGAAACTCTCGCTCTGATTATGAGAAGGGCCTTCTGTATCGTCTCGATCAATTAACGAGTGGTGTTCTTATCTATATCAAAGATGAGCTTATTCACGAAAATCTTAGAAACTCCTTTTCTCAAATCGCTAAGGAGAAAACCTACCTCGCTATTGTAAAAGGAAAGGTTAAAGAGAGTATGGATTTAATTGATCGCCTTGTCTCAAGTGGTATCAAAGGTGAGAAGATGATCGTCAATGAAATTGGAGTTGAAGCGACTTTACGAGTTGAGCCTATTTTCTATCATGAAAAGAAGAATCTCTCTTTAGTTAAGATCACTTTAAATGAAGGCCATCGTCATCAAATACGCGTTCAGCTTTCACATGCTGGTTTTCCAATTGTAGGTGACCCTCTTTATAACGATGACTACAACGAGAAAGAGGACAAGCGACTGTATCTCCACGCCTTTCAATACTGCTTAGATGTTAATGGTCATACGACTTGTTTTAAGGCCGAGAAGGCAGATTTATTCTGTGACCTCTTGGACCTGGATAGTCTGATGGATGTGGCGAGCTAG
- the rpsR gene encoding 30S ribosomal protein S18, with product MIYELALVAHAGATEDQQTALKNLVAEVAKNYEGEVLLTDDWGMRTFAQTAKNGSKTGNYIYFIVSGNKDLNTELQRRFKINEDVHKYLIIKLADNNEAAEAVVKGYKTPFSKAHPGSQTDELEKGAEKDKRRFAKRKNCWFKANSITADWKDPKTYNWLINEFGKIQPSRVTGVSTKHHRWAQSAIKRARNIGLVSHVRGDFAH from the coding sequence ATGATTTATGAGTTAGCATTAGTAGCTCACGCGGGCGCAACAGAAGATCAGCAAACAGCTCTTAAGAACCTAGTAGCTGAAGTTGCAAAAAATTACGAAGGTGAAGTCCTTTTAACTGATGATTGGGGAATGAGAACATTTGCTCAAACTGCCAAAAACGGTTCAAAAACAGGTAACTACATCTATTTCATCGTTTCAGGTAACAAAGACCTAAACACAGAACTTCAAAGACGTTTCAAAATCAACGAAGACGTTCACAAGTACCTTATCATTAAATTAGCTGATAACAACGAAGCTGCTGAAGCAGTTGTTAAAGGTTACAAAACTCCATTCTCAAAAGCTCACCCAGGTTCACAAACTGATGAACTAGAAAAAGGTGCAGAAAAAGATAAGAGAAGATTTGCTAAGAGAAAGAACTGTTGGTTCAAAGCAAACAGCATCACTGCAGACTGGAAAGATCCAAAGACTTATAACTGGCTAATCAACGAATTTGGTAAGATTCAACCATCAAGAGTTACTGGTGTTTCAACTAAGCACCACAGATGGGCACAATCTGCAATTAAGAGAGCAAGAAATATTGGTCTAGTTTCTCACGTTAGAGGTGACTTCGCTCACTAA
- the rplI gene encoding 50S ribosomal protein L9, whose amino-acid sequence MKVILKETVKSLGNVGEIVNVSAGYARNFLIPNGAAVLADESNTAQVKHFEKLLAKQVAADKAEATKVAGTINGLNIELIKRVGTNGKLFGSVTTHELSLELGKLGHNVERRHLLLENPIRAVGSYDVKAKIFNGVEAAFTVTVKMDPAQEEENKKKAEELAAMKAAQELLAKEQAEAAASGDTSGEMTEEEKLKMEANRILRS is encoded by the coding sequence ATGAAAGTTATTCTTAAAGAAACTGTAAAGTCTCTTGGTAACGTTGGTGAGATCGTTAACGTTTCAGCTGGTTATGCAAGAAACTTCCTAATACCAAATGGTGCTGCAGTTCTTGCTGATGAATCAAACACAGCTCAAGTTAAGCACTTTGAAAAACTACTTGCTAAGCAAGTTGCTGCTGATAAAGCAGAAGCAACAAAAGTTGCTGGTACAATCAATGGTCTAAACATTGAACTAATCAAAAGAGTTGGTACTAACGGTAAACTATTTGGTTCTGTTACTACTCACGAGCTTTCTCTTGAACTAGGTAAACTAGGTCACAACGTAGAAAGAAGACACCTTCTTCTTGAAAACCCAATCCGTGCGGTTGGTAGCTACGATGTTAAAGCTAAGATCTTCAATGGTGTTGAAGCTGCTTTTACAGTAACTGTAAAAATGGATCCAGCACAAGAAGAAGAAAACAAGAAAAAAGCAGAAGAGCTAGCTGCAATGAAAGCTGCTCAAGAACTACTTGCTAAAGAGCAAGCAGAAGCTGCTGCTTCAGGTGACACTTCTGGTGAAATGACTGAAGAAGAAAAGTTAAAAATGGAAGCTAATAGAATTCTAAGAAGCTAA
- a CDS encoding DUF2232 domain-containing protein → MNDKKPNTFTLISKDNFTIGKLLFLCVVSLILSVAYPLGVFSPLPVAFAFLIYGNLKTLVTFGVTIVFCFIAAQSSDSFLILANSAYVLFYAVIIGYLSAATILRNEDPVKGLLKRGLILLLVIFGIMGAIEVIFPSTISTTITTSVNEGLSQLKNSPDYKELIARGGEVAATYQSVFENPDDIIKRIYQWGFAVIFVSTFFILWLTVFMLLRNAKLWKMLHGYKYGLKHFVRFQVPEYFALIVVVGLALFLGGEYIGGEIIEVIGLNILLCLGIFYFFQGMGVYLDFLKYIKVTGFVRSILAIMTIFFAHRFIAIVGLLDYWVNFRRFFKNNKEI, encoded by the coding sequence ATGAACGATAAGAAACCAAACACATTTACACTTATCTCAAAAGATAACTTCACAATTGGGAAGTTGCTCTTCTTATGTGTTGTGAGTTTGATCTTAAGCGTTGCTTATCCACTAGGTGTATTTTCACCGCTTCCAGTGGCATTTGCTTTCTTGATCTATGGAAACTTAAAGACGCTTGTGACTTTCGGTGTAACGATTGTTTTCTGCTTTATTGCTGCTCAATCGAGCGACTCTTTCTTAATCCTTGCTAACTCGGCGTATGTTTTATTCTACGCTGTTATCATTGGTTACTTAAGTGCTGCGACTATTTTGCGCAATGAAGATCCTGTAAAAGGACTATTAAAGAGAGGACTTATCTTACTACTCGTAATCTTCGGAATCATGGGGGCGATTGAAGTGATTTTTCCTTCAACAATCTCAACGACGATTACAACTTCAGTAAATGAAGGTTTGTCACAATTAAAGAATTCGCCAGATTATAAAGAACTTATTGCTCGCGGTGGAGAAGTCGCAGCAACTTATCAAAGTGTTTTCGAGAACCCTGATGATATCATTAAGAGAATCTATCAGTGGGGATTCGCTGTTATCTTTGTAAGTACATTCTTTATTCTATGGCTAACGGTTTTCATGCTTTTAAGAAATGCAAAGTTATGGAAAATGCTTCATGGCTACAAATATGGTCTAAAGCACTTTGTGCGCTTTCAAGTGCCTGAGTACTTTGCCCTTATAGTAGTTGTTGGGCTAGCTCTCTTCTTAGGTGGAGAGTATATCGGTGGTGAGATTATTGAGGTTATTGGCCTTAATATCTTACTTTGCTTAGGAATATTCTATTTCTTTCAAGGAATGGGTGTTTACTTAGACTTCTTAAAATATATTAAGGTGACTGGGTTTGTTCGCTCAATTCTTGCGATTATGACTATTTTCTTTGCTCATCGTTTTATTGCGATTGTTGGCCTTTTAGATTATTGGGTCAACTTTAGAAGATTTTTTAAAAATAATAAGGAGATATAA
- a CDS encoding chorismate-binding protein, protein MHKTMEEVKQSAYAIFKHKEGFLKFERPSKYLHITNKKIYDRLNETEQDFSVTVLKELLGHSWHVQSLHYELGHYFLLEGPYFENEVSLATLIHFEEKSFIGPLEGFKMPTAIVEKIISKDEYENLFDKTFENLLAGNCYQLNLTSLIEMKISNTDDLINTFLSKKLFSKLGEFAHILNFPFEDRLVISNSPECLYEYDQATKKLVTRPIKGTVTQELGEEFLINDVKNTSELNIITDLLRHDLSAIGQNYSKVESLREFFRVPGLIHQYSRISVKLEEYNLLSLTQSLFPGGSITGAPKKRVVELIKQTEEKNRGIYTGSTILNFNTISKASINIRTLDIASSSNHAVYGAGGGITLLSDAQSEFQELKAKANSFLKVFFKDVKI, encoded by the coding sequence ATGCACAAGACGATGGAAGAAGTTAAGCAATCTGCTTACGCAATCTTTAAACATAAAGAAGGCTTCTTAAAATTTGAGAGGCCTTCAAAATACCTTCATATAACAAATAAGAAAATTTATGACCGCTTAAATGAAACAGAACAGGACTTCTCTGTTACTGTTTTAAAAGAGCTATTAGGGCACTCCTGGCATGTGCAATCTCTTCACTATGAATTAGGCCACTATTTCTTATTAGAAGGCCCATATTTCGAAAATGAAGTTAGTCTTGCAACTCTTATTCATTTTGAAGAGAAAAGCTTTATAGGGCCATTAGAAGGCTTCAAAATGCCAACGGCAATAGTTGAGAAGATTATCTCTAAAGACGAATACGAAAATCTTTTTGATAAGACCTTTGAAAACTTACTGGCAGGAAATTGTTATCAACTTAATCTAACTTCACTTATCGAAATGAAGATCTCAAATACAGACGATCTCATTAATACATTTCTCAGCAAGAAGCTTTTCTCTAAGCTTGGCGAGTTTGCTCATATTCTTAATTTTCCATTTGAAGATCGCCTTGTCATTAGCAACTCACCAGAGTGTCTCTATGAATACGATCAAGCTACAAAGAAGTTAGTAACTAGGCCCATCAAGGGAACAGTTACACAAGAACTAGGTGAAGAATTTCTCATTAATGATGTTAAGAATACAAGTGAACTCAATATTATTACGGATCTTTTAAGGCATGACTTGTCTGCGATCGGACAGAATTACTCAAAAGTAGAGTCACTTCGTGAATTCTTTCGTGTACCAGGGCTTATTCACCAATACTCAAGAATTAGTGTCAAATTAGAAGAATACAACCTATTGTCGCTTACGCAGTCCCTGTTTCCTGGTGGAAGCATCACTGGAGCACCAAAAAAAAGAGTCGTTGAGCTAATCAAACAGACTGAAGAAAAAAACCGAGGGATTTACACAGGTTCTACCATTTTAAATTTTAACACTATCTCTAAAGCATCTATAAATATTCGTACTTTAGATATTGCATCATCTTCTAACCATGCAGTATACGGGGCCGGAGGAGGAATAACTTTACTGAGTGACGCTCAGAGTGAATTCCAAGAGCTAAAAGCCAAGGCTAATAGCTTTCTTAAGGTTTTCTTTAAGGATGTAAAAATCTAA
- a CDS encoding Rne/Rng family ribonuclease — protein sequence MSKDLIINKTVNEWRAVLMENGEILDFLMERTKPTATPHPRLGNIYRGKVLRVLPGMQSAFVDIGYSKAAFLYVDDAYLPTLDEQREMAKKAEVIKKEKKENGLVIPDELATLSESMDMKMRPESATIESFLKEGDEIIVQVAKEPISTKGPRVTRHVTIPGRYVVYMPFIEHTGVSRRIENEEERDRLKEMLETIRPEGKGVIARTVAEGSSYKTLKSDYDMLTKIWKEVQKKSEKEKAPALCYEDLTFIQRVLRDITDEDVDNIIIDDKDGVKEVEKFATKYLPQIKGKAKFFDETNPIFEKFNVDIEIERGLSNKVYLRSGGSLNIDQTEALVSIDVNTGKFVGRKTLEETILRTNLEAVKEIAYQLRLRNCGGIIIIDFIDMEKVENREAVYNSLVDALKKDRSKTKVLPISELGLVEMTRKRTRDTLTRIMCEPCPYCEGNGIVKTVNTICYEIVRELGKKIRNNPESKKISIYAHPEVTASLCGEELDIIETMEEVFSVNLQIRSENSYHVEQYEIF from the coding sequence ATGTCTAAAGATTTAATTATTAACAAAACAGTTAACGAGTGGCGTGCTGTTTTGATGGAGAATGGTGAAATTCTCGACTTTCTTATGGAGAGAACCAAACCAACTGCAACGCCACACCCACGCCTTGGAAATATCTACCGCGGAAAAGTTTTAAGAGTGTTACCTGGAATGCAGTCTGCATTCGTTGACATTGGTTACTCAAAAGCAGCTTTCCTCTATGTAGACGATGCCTATCTTCCAACTCTTGATGAGCAAAGAGAGATGGCCAAAAAGGCCGAGGTTATTAAAAAAGAAAAGAAAGAAAATGGCCTAGTGATTCCTGATGAATTAGCAACTCTATCTGAGTCAATGGATATGAAGATGCGTCCAGAATCAGCAACAATCGAATCATTTCTAAAAGAAGGGGATGAGATCATTGTTCAGGTTGCCAAAGAGCCGATCTCAACAAAAGGGCCACGTGTTACTCGTCATGTGACAATCCCAGGCCGCTATGTTGTTTATATGCCATTTATTGAGCACACTGGTGTTTCTCGTCGTATCGAAAATGAAGAAGAACGTGATCGTCTAAAAGAGATGCTAGAGACAATTCGTCCAGAAGGTAAGGGTGTTATTGCTCGTACTGTTGCTGAAGGAAGCTCATACAAAACTCTTAAGTCTGACTACGATATGCTGACAAAGATTTGGAAAGAGGTGCAAAAGAAATCTGAAAAAGAGAAAGCACCGGCCCTTTGTTATGAAGACTTAACTTTTATTCAACGAGTTTTAAGAGATATTACGGATGAAGACGTTGATAATATTATTATCGACGATAAAGACGGTGTAAAAGAAGTCGAGAAATTTGCAACGAAGTACCTTCCTCAAATTAAAGGGAAGGCAAAATTCTTTGATGAAACAAATCCGATCTTTGAAAAATTTAATGTTGATATCGAAATTGAAAGAGGACTAAGTAACAAAGTTTATCTTCGTTCAGGTGGTTCTCTAAATATCGACCAAACGGAGGCCCTGGTTTCAATTGACGTTAACACGGGAAAATTTGTAGGACGAAAAACATTAGAAGAAACTATTCTTCGCACAAACCTTGAAGCAGTTAAAGAGATCGCTTATCAGCTAAGACTTAGAAACTGTGGTGGGATTATCATTATCGACTTTATCGATATGGAAAAAGTTGAAAATCGCGAAGCTGTTTATAACTCACTTGTGGACGCTCTTAAAAAAGACCGTTCAAAAACAAAAGTACTTCCAATCTCTGAGCTTGGACTTGTTGAGATGACTCGTAAGAGAACTCGTGACACGCTAACACGTATCATGTGCGAGCCTTGTCCGTATTGTGAAGGAAATGGAATTGTAAAAACAGTTAATACGATTTGTTATGAGATTGTACGTGAACTTGGAAAGAAGATTCGCAACAATCCAGAATCGAAGAAGATATCAATTTATGCTCACCCAGAGGTGACAGCATCTCTTTGTGGTGAAGAGCTTGATATCATCGAAACGATGGAAGAAGTCTTTAGTGTCAATCTTCAGATTCGCTCGGAGAACTCTTACCACGTTGAACAATACGAAATTTTTTAG
- the dnaB gene encoding replicative DNA helicase, producing the protein MGQNMVEQNNSNNARTLPNDTLSEKSLLSCLILDSMSFDEISDLKLEGKDFYNPKYGIVFDAIKDMVHSNNPVDYVTICSYLSDHNRLEEIGGQNFILDITEDQVSSANLRHYAKTVKDKASLRDLVRQARKVADKGATFSGNAQDFIQEVESIFFGLTNEAKQGSMVKLNECLKENIKEIEDTSRIAGEIHGVPTGYGALDKLLLGMQPGQLIILAARPAMGKTALALNVAQNACEFSKLPVALFSLEMMAKELSMRLLTQRAKIDSKRIRTKEFLETDLRKIGQGIQQLADMPIYINDNAGTNLLDIQSACRKIKASEGLGLVVIDYLQLMSSHNKMLPREQQIAEISRGLKNMAKELECPVIALSQLNRGVESRPNKRPMTSDLRESGSIEQDADIIMFVYRDEYYNPDTKDQGIAEVIVGKNRGGEVGTAKLTFVGAHTSFENIAYAQDDGRS; encoded by the coding sequence ATGGGGCAGAATATGGTTGAGCAAAACAACTCGAACAACGCAAGAACACTTCCAAACGATACTCTTTCTGAGAAATCTCTACTTTCATGTTTAATTCTAGATAGTATGTCTTTTGACGAAATTTCTGACTTAAAGTTAGAAGGGAAGGACTTTTATAATCCGAAGTATGGAATTGTATTCGATGCCATTAAAGATATGGTTCACTCGAATAACCCAGTTGATTACGTTACAATTTGTTCATACCTTTCAGATCACAATCGCCTGGAAGAAATTGGTGGTCAAAACTTTATTCTCGATATTACTGAAGATCAAGTATCGAGTGCCAACCTTCGCCATTACGCAAAGACTGTAAAGGATAAGGCGTCTCTTAGAGACCTCGTTCGTCAAGCTAGAAAAGTAGCGGACAAAGGTGCAACTTTCTCAGGAAATGCACAAGACTTCATTCAGGAAGTAGAATCAATCTTCTTTGGTCTTACAAACGAGGCCAAGCAAGGAAGTATGGTTAAGCTTAATGAATGTCTAAAAGAAAATATAAAAGAAATTGAAGATACATCTCGCATCGCTGGTGAGATTCATGGTGTACCAACTGGTTATGGTGCTCTTGATAAATTATTACTTGGGATGCAACCAGGTCAGCTCATTATTCTAGCGGCCCGTCCTGCCATGGGTAAGACAGCTCTTGCTCTTAACGTTGCACAAAATGCATGTGAGTTCTCAAAACTTCCTGTAGCGCTTTTCTCTCTGGAGATGATGGCCAAGGAACTTTCAATGAGACTTCTAACTCAACGTGCGAAGATCGATTCGAAAAGAATTCGTACGAAAGAGTTTCTTGAAACAGATTTAAGAAAGATTGGGCAGGGGATTCAGCAGCTTGCTGATATGCCAATTTATATTAATGATAATGCTGGGACGAACCTTCTCGATATTCAGTCTGCTTGTCGTAAGATTAAAGCTTCTGAAGGCCTAGGCTTAGTTGTTATCGACTACCTTCAGCTAATGAGTTCTCACAATAAGATGCTTCCTCGTGAACAGCAGATTGCTGAAATTTCAAGGGGCCTAAAGAATATGGCCAAAGAACTTGAGTGTCCGGTTATTGCTCTTTCACAGCTTAACCGTGGGGTTGAATCTCGACCGAATAAGCGTCCAATGACGTCTGACCTTCGTGAATCTGGTTCAATTGAGCAGGATGCGGATATTATCATGTTCGTATACCGTGATGAATACTATAACCCAGATACAAAAGATCAAGGGATTGCAGAAGTTATCGTTGGTAAAAACCGTGGTGGTGAAGTTGGAACTGCAAAACTAACATTCGTTGGTGCTCACACTAGTTTCGAAAATATCGCTTATGCACAAGACGATGGAAGAAGTTAA
- a CDS encoding motility protein A — translation MDIASVIGLVLAVGGIMGSIMSGGAISIFIDVPSVLVVGLGLVGVTLYRWPMEVVKGLVAIAMKSIFFTPVDPKDKINKIKELAELARRESVFALEKAEIDDAFMKKAMTLAADNRPPEVIASILQMDIDSMESRHKTGADVFDGVAADGPAMGMIGTLIGLVQMLQNLSDPSAIGPAMAVALLTTFYGAIIANVFAGPVKNKISYRSQMELMSMSIVVAGTLGIVAGENPRMIIEKLNSFLPPSERSASDEGEE, via the coding sequence ATGGATATAGCATCAGTCATAGGATTAGTATTAGCAGTAGGTGGAATCATGGGTTCCATTATGTCAGGTGGGGCAATCTCAATTTTCATTGATGTGCCGTCTGTACTCGTTGTTGGTCTAGGTCTAGTTGGAGTAACACTTTATCGTTGGCCAATGGAAGTCGTAAAAGGTCTTGTTGCAATTGCAATGAAATCAATCTTCTTCACACCAGTTGATCCGAAAGACAAAATTAACAAAATTAAAGAGCTAGCAGAACTTGCCAGGAGAGAATCAGTTTTTGCATTAGAAAAAGCAGAAATTGATGACGCATTTATGAAGAAGGCCATGACTCTAGCTGCAGATAACAGACCTCCTGAAGTCATTGCTTCAATTCTGCAAATGGATATTGATTCAATGGAGTCACGCCATAAGACTGGTGCTGATGTTTTTGATGGTGTTGCAGCCGATGGCCCAGCGATGGGAATGATCGGGACTCTGATTGGTCTGGTACAGATGCTTCAGAACCTTTCAGATCCTTCAGCGATTGGTCCTGCCATGGCCGTTGCCCTTTTAACAACGTTCTATGGTGCTATTATTGCCAACGTTTTTGCAGGGCCTGTTAAGAATAAAATTTCATATCGATCTCAAATGGAGCTTATGTCTATGAGTATCGTTGTTGCGGGAACACTTGGAATTGTAGCAGGTGAGAACCCACGTATGATTATTGAAAAACTTAATTCATTCCTTCCACCAAGTGAAAGATCTGCTTCAGACGAAGGTGAGGAATAA
- a CDS encoding NupC/NupG family nucleoside CNT transporter, with the protein MERVISAFGLIVMVGVAFALSNNRKKINWRLVLSGLALQIFFGLIILKTDVGQNFFEGARGFFTAILNYTNEGSSFIFGPLSDVPKLGFIFFVMVLPTIIFMSSLMSVFYHLGIMQIIIKAFAKVMSVVMGTSGAESLAAAANIFAGQTEAPLVVKPLVSKMTKSELMALMTGGMATVAGGVLASYVGFGIDAAHLLSASVMSAPAALVCAKLMVPETEESLTQGDLKLDLTDNSVNLIDAAANGASEGVKLAINVGAMLIAIIALVAMFNGALGLVTGWFGFEGITLELIMGKLFSPFAWLLGVEWKDAEIVGMLLGKKLVLNEFVAYLDLKANMGNLSERSITIATYALCGFANFSSIGIQIGGIGGIAENRKQDLAKLGVKSLIAGTLACFMTACIAGIFI; encoded by the coding sequence ATGGAAAGAGTTATTTCGGCATTTGGTTTAATCGTTATGGTTGGTGTTGCTTTTGCACTATCAAATAACCGTAAGAAAATTAACTGGCGCTTAGTTCTATCTGGCCTAGCTCTACAGATCTTCTTTGGTCTAATTATTTTAAAAACAGACGTTGGTCAAAACTTCTTTGAAGGTGCCCGTGGATTTTTCACAGCAATTCTAAATTACACAAATGAAGGTTCTAGCTTTATATTTGGTCCACTCTCTGATGTACCAAAACTCGGTTTTATCTTCTTTGTTATGGTTCTTCCGACAATTATTTTCATGTCTTCTTTAATGAGTGTATTTTACCACTTAGGTATCATGCAGATTATTATTAAAGCTTTTGCGAAAGTTATGTCAGTTGTCATGGGGACTTCTGGTGCAGAATCTCTTGCAGCTGCAGCAAATATTTTCGCGGGTCAAACAGAGGCGCCGCTTGTTGTTAAGCCACTTGTGTCAAAAATGACGAAGTCTGAGCTTATGGCCCTTATGACTGGTGGGATGGCCACTGTTGCAGGGGGAGTTCTTGCTTCATATGTTGGGTTTGGAATTGATGCTGCTCACTTACTTTCAGCATCGGTTATGTCTGCTCCGGCGGCACTTGTTTGTGCTAAGCTTATGGTGCCTGAGACAGAAGAGTCTCTAACTCAAGGTGATTTAAAATTAGATTTAACAGATAACAGTGTAAACTTAATTGATGCTGCGGCCAATGGAGCAAGTGAAGGTGTGAAGCTTGCTATTAATGTTGGTGCAATGTTGATTGCTATCATTGCTCTTGTGGCAATGTTTAACGGCGCCCTTGGACTAGTAACTGGTTGGTTTGGTTTCGAAGGGATTACTCTTGAGCTCATTATGGGGAAATTATTTTCACCATTTGCGTGGCTTTTAGGAGTTGAATGGAAGGATGCTGAAATTGTAGGAATGCTTCTTGGTAAGAAGTTAGTACTAAATGAATTCGTGGCCTACCTAGACCTTAAAGCAAATATGGGTAACCTATCAGAGCGCTCAATTACTATTGCAACTTACGCCCTTTGTGGTTTTGCCAATTTTTCATCAATTGGAATTCAAATTGGTGGAATCGGTGGGATCGCTGAAAATCGTAAACAAGATCTTGCAAAATTAGGTGTGAAATCACTTATTGCTGGGACTCTTGCATGTTTCATGACGGCCTGTATCGCTGGAATCTTCATTTAA
- a CDS encoding flagellar motor protein MotB, giving the protein MADDSAAVVDEGGNAKCPECVPGLPGWMATFSDLVTLLLTFFVLLLSFAKTETAKYEAALGSIRNAFGGNVLQQGEVIQKGKSPDNFPTMMESQTPIKPFPIEFLTMEGILDKHEINRGSEEVLKNMRHDLKEFNLSENVTVYEQAEGIVVRVKDKIYFKRGSVEIESTKIAVSSYQRMIDLLKKRNWKVFVMGYAARGEVSNDGKSDALELSSARATAATKSLIRRGINPERISTVFYGDTRLTDLPGRSQMEIDNENRKVEFMIRKRDLEDNGHKVEAQ; this is encoded by the coding sequence ATGGCAGATGATAGTGCTGCAGTAGTTGATGAAGGTGGAAACGCGAAGTGTCCTGAGTGTGTTCCGGGCCTTCCCGGTTGGATGGCAACGTTCTCTGACCTTGTAACGCTTCTACTTACATTCTTCGTACTACTTCTTTCTTTTGCAAAGACTGAAACGGCCAAATATGAAGCGGCCCTTGGTTCAATTCGCAATGCCTTTGGTGGTAACGTTCTTCAACAGGGTGAAGTTATTCAAAAGGGGAAGTCTCCAGATAACTTTCCAACGATGATGGAATCTCAAACACCAATTAAACCTTTTCCTATTGAGTTTTTAACAATGGAAGGGATTCTTGATAAGCACGAAATCAACCGTGGTTCAGAAGAAGTTCTTAAAAATATGCGTCATGACTTAAAAGAATTTAACTTAAGTGAGAACGTAACAGTATATGAACAGGCCGAAGGTATTGTCGTTCGTGTTAAAGACAAGATTTACTTTAAGCGTGGCTCTGTTGAAATTGAATCGACGAAAATAGCTGTTTCATCATATCAACGTATGATTGATCTTCTTAAAAAGCGTAATTGGAAAGTCTTTGTTATGGGTTATGCCGCTCGCGGTGAAGTATCTAATGATGGAAAGAGTGATGCACTTGAGTTATCATCCGCCCGTGCCACTGCGGCCACTAAATCTCTTATTAGAAGAGGAATTAATCCAGAAAGAATTTCAACGGTATTCTATGGTGATACTCGTTTAACTGACCTTCCGGGACGATCTCAAATGGAGATTGATAACGAAAATCGTAAAGTTGAATTTATGATTAGAAAACGTGATCTTGAAGATAATGGCCACAAAGTTGAAGCACAATAA